The Malus domestica chromosome 10, GDT2T_hap1 nucleotide sequence AAGATACCTTGCAGAAAGTGCTTTGGACaaagtttctttttaattttcactttTTGTCCTCCTGGCGTGTTTGTAACTTTTTGCACAGGTTCAATAAGTAGTTCAAATTAGCTCTTTGCTCTTTGCTTTCTGTTGTACATGTGCTGATCATTGACATTTTCTTCCTCGACTTCTTCTTCTGGTGCTGCTGATGCTGCTGTTGATGATAACGATGATGATGTTGATACCCCCCCTCTTCGAGAAAAGTATGATGTGTTTATTAGTTTCAGATGTGAGGACACCCGCAAAACTTTTACCAGCCACCTTCATGCTGCCTTACTTCGCAAAAAATTTGAAACCTGCATAGACtatgtttgggttaaaacttaaactttgggctacGAAGGGAGTTGGCCCAACAAATAAAAGGAAAGCCCGGAGACCAGCCCAAATCCAGAAGGCAGAAAGGGCCTTTCCTaactaggtgcagatcatttgcaccacttgcttacctacccaagggCCAAGTAGTATAGGCctgccagctaatcagcccaaaagtactttacagtggcagtacaagtaaatagctgatgagtcactatccttcaaaccgcattcgggcaagattgttGCTACAGGAGATCGAGTcaaagtgtctataaaagaggagagaggaatcaaagttaaagacactcaaacaaccaaacaaatacaagcacaaactctgctcaaaaccagatttgccttcaaaacgaagctgtagtcagcccaagccttcatccttcTCGGGAtaaacctttgtaatagctctgctacctggTCAAGAACTCGccgtagtatcgatttcttttgtaaactcatctccctacCCCTTTTCTAAAAACTCTCAACccccttgataaaccacaaagataggaagttgcaagacgatcaaccttgcccgaccctctttgtttttgtcttttcattcattagcctagcaatatgttgtatactacaagttgtattcaagttatttctagtaatatggctattaaaagattctctcagcacttgaatccgatttgaacatgtcttcacagttcaaaccagatctaagttctaaaccctcgggcatgtaagatttgatcattcaaaagtccttggcctcaaggcataaaaaaaaaccttatgtggacttaacccatccacgacaagctttgataaacaagaagtccgaagttacttggggcgcaagtaatcgatctATCacctagttttatttctattatattatgattaccatagaacgtTGAGTATAGAATaaattctgataggaagccttaaggcctatctctaaggccccataaaggcacctatttggattcattttgTCCTTCGAGCTAGAACGATAAGTATAGAaagaattctgatgggaagcctcaaggcctatctaagccccacaaaggcacctatttgagTTCATTATGTCCTTCGGgttcaggtaatcagaagtataatggttataagatTTATATAACCAATGAAACGAACCATATGTATATATTCAAATACTAAGTTAGTTATCAACaagaagcctcaaggcctacacctaaggccctacaaaggcacctgtcataactaaAATGGTCTCTTGGGTATATATACAATTAAAATTCAACAtccgttttacatctgccatgccgAAGATGGCaatggcacgcctgagcacttaaaagttaatcttgattgtgagcctcaaggcctacacctaaggccctacaaaggcacatttcaaagttaattatgtccttctctttcagccttgcccgacaagccttgcccgacaggccttgcccgacaagtccgccagtgaagcagaagcctgGTAGAAAAGTATCAACCGGCgtcaacctctcggggagctgtgtgctcgtcggccagaaaatatccccgacggaaattcctgccacgaacatagttttggcacgctcgGTGGGACATCTTTGATCAAACATACATGTCAAAGGGGTCAGAAGATTTGCAAACTGCTTTGTTGCATATGCTACAAAGACTGGAGAACGCCTCCGCAGGCTCCAGGAAGGAAGATGACCCGATTCTAAGACCACCTAGCCCTATATCTTTACGTCACCCTGGGGAGAAAGATGATAAGGGGGACATAAAATCAGCCAACCAGAAGAAGTAGCGGTGATAGATAAACATACGAAGCCCTTCTCAGATGCCCCTATAAATATGATTAGTATGGCCTGGGCAGAGAAGGGAAAAAAGAAGGTcacaagagaagaagaaagaaggttgGTTGACAAACCCATAAAATGGGTGGTTAACTTGCCCGAATATCCAAGAGCCGCCATAATCAAGGGGATGGTGCTGTGCAGTAAgtgccaatgcgagtgtgagctCGAAATACCGCCCACAGGAGCCCTCATAGATCATGAACTGATCAGGaggaatgaagaagaaaagagaaaagaggcaCAAGAAAAAGCTCGGCGAATTCCAGGAAGGGATACCTCTCGAAGTGTCTTTCAGCGGCTAGGAGGtgattctcaaccaaaagctTTATCAAAAATATTTCGCAACCATGAAGTTTCTGAAGAGGCAGAAGATAAAGATGCCAAGAAGCCGAAAGAGAAGGGTGTAGAGCACTCTCAGTACGGCCATATGGGAAGAGAGGTCAGGAGGAGTGACATGATAACAAACCCTGTCAAAAAAGATAATCTTGCCCGCCTTGGgcgaaaatggtatgtggttggGAAGAATGGATAGCCCGTTAAGCAAATGGGAGCCTCCATGGTCAGAAGGGTTCAAAGGcaacacaaagcctacatgaattccttAAAAACCCCTGCGACGTCGCAAGCctccaaaaatcaaaagttggAGAAAACATCATCTGGGGGGAGTAGTCAGCTCCGCTGTAGGATTAAGAAGGAGGTGGAAATGGCATAGCAAGACGGAGGGCGAAGGAAACCATGTGCCACAAAGCCTACACCCTGGGAAATATAGAATCATGAGGAGAACTCAAGAGGATATGGTGATGGTGCCAACCCCCCGATGGAAGCCAGAACAGcctatttgttttggaactgTTTCACCTGAGAGAAAACAACCTTCTCTATCATCAGTGGATCCCTTCGGGGAAGTTCCAAAGCAAACACCATATTCAGGTGTGAATCAACTAGAGGGGGCACCAGATGCGATAGCGTGGTTGGATGAGTTCATGGACCAGATTGGGAGCAAGAAAGAAGAGCTGCCGGAGCCCAGCAACTTTCATATAAACATGGCGTATGTGCTATCCACCATGTTTAGTGCCCAACCAAATCAGCCCGCCACCATGGAAGGAGATTATGTGACAACTGAGCCAATGATGGCTCATGTCAGCGTAAAGGTAGCTGAAGAATGAGAATCGGGGGAAGCTGAATCATCTGAAGCTCCCAAGGATGGTCCTTCAAGGTTCTATACATACAAGATGGTGTTCAGCCGCCCGAGTATTTCACTTGCCAATCATCTGAAACCCATCTACGTTACAGCCCATGTGGAAGGAGTGCCTTTCAAAAGAGTTCTCATTGATGGAGGAGCGGTTGTTAACGTCTTACCAGCCAAACAAATGAAATGGTTGGGGAGAGGTACAGAGGATCTTATTCCTACAGACCTCACTGTTTCTAGTTTCTCAGGCGCTATCACCAAGACTCATAGGATACTGCCTTTGGAAGTAGATTTGGGGTCTAAACAGATCATGTTGGCATTCTTTGTAGTGGACTACACCTCCGCCTATGGAGCCTTACtcggaagagattggatccatTAAAGTTTTACTATACCCTCCACTCTACATCAACAAGTAGCTATTTATCATGAGGCAAGTGCAGAAGGGCCAAgcttttgggagatggtagaggccgaatcacggccatttctTCCCACGGCCAAGATGAAAGCAAAGAGGAATCTTGTCGAGAAGAATTGGAAagggccattcaaatggccgagtGCATGTATGACCTAGATGGACCAGATGACTTGCCCGAAAGCTCAGAGATGGTCGAATTTTTATATGCAGAACCTGATAAACCACCACCAGAGGTCCAAGATCCTTTGGAAGTTATTGAGCTAGGAACAAAGGAGGATTCAAGACCAATTCAAATCAGTGGTTTATTGGAAAGCGAGGCTCGGGCAAAAATTATCTGTCTCTTGCAAGAATTCAGAGATTGCTTTGCGTGGCATTACAAtgagatgccaggtttagatgcaaccttggtggaacacaaaatgcccatcaaggaaggatataagccggttaagcaagcaccacgaaggatgtcgaaggagatagaagagaaggtcaaagaagaaattgagaGGCTAGTAAAAGCCGGATTTATCAGGCCAGCCAAATATGTGGAATGGTTAGCCAATATTGTACCTGTTTTAAAAGCTATAACAAAAGAagtacgatgttgtgttgactacagaaatattaatggcgctACACCTAAATATGagtatcccatgcccatggcagatctatccatagatgcagtagcaaaacacaaagtcttatcttttatggatggaaatgccggGTATAATTAGATAAAGATGGCTCATGAggatatacataaaacagcttttagaTGCCCTGGGCATGTGGGGGCTtatgaatatctggtcatgccattcgggctcaagaatGCTGGCCCAACCTAccaaagggcaatgaatgccatctttcacGATCTGATTGGCCATAATATGGAGGTGTATATTGATGACATCGTGGTGAAATCCAAGACAGAAGAACAGCATCTGATAGACCTCAGGCAGGCGTTCACAAGAATGAGGatccacaaattgaagatgaatccaaagaagtgtgcGTTTGGGGTGAGAAcgggcaacttcttgggattcctggttcatcaaagaggtgtagaagTGGATAAAAATAAAGCGcgggcaataatggagtcgCCTTCACCCACCAACAAAGTGCAACTCCAGAGGCTGCTGGGTAAGATTAATTTCCTAAGAAGATTCATTGCCAATCTAGCAGGCAAGATCCAGCCGCTGACTCCTTTACTAAGACTGAAGGATAAGGAGAATTTTGAGTGGGGACCACTGCACCAAGAGGCTTTCGATAGTATCAAAACTTATTTATCCTCTCCGCCAATGTTGGtaccacctcaaaggggaaaacccttaAAGCTATATATTTCCGCTTCAAATAAATCAATCGGGAGTTTGCTagctcaaaataatgaaggagGAAAAGAGCAGGCAGTttactacctcagtagaattctgaccgaggtagaaacGAGATATTCCCCGGTGGAGAGATTGTGCTTAGCTTTGTATTTCACTGCCAATAAGctgaggcattacatgttaccttgtcacgtgcacatcattgccaaaacaaatgtgataaagtacatgttgtcaaagCCAATGTTGACAGGAAGGATTaggaagtggattctagcattatttGAATTCAGCTTTCAGTATGTTCCCCAAAGGGCAGTCAAAGGCCAAGCAATTGCTGACTTCTTGGCGGAGCATTAAGAATCTCAAAATGAAATAATCAATATCCCGGGAACCCTGGAAGTTACGAGTGTTTGGATTCCGCCAAGTCAGGGGATCTCGGGTAAGGATGAGTGGATCCAGCAGGAGATAAGAAGAGTGGCTAGCCTGTGGATTACTCCTTGGAAGTTATATTTTGATGGCTCTTACACTCAGAAGGCTGCAGGAGCTGGAATTGTAATTATCAACCCTCAAGGAGTTCATCATtattactcatttcttctaGATTATCAAGGGAATACCAATAACCGGGTAGAGTATGAGGCCTTAATAATTGGTTTGGAAATCTTAATGGATCTGGGGGCAACAGAGGTAgaggtgtttggtgattcagaatTGGTAATAAACCAACTAAATGGGgagttcaagtgcagacatattACCATGGCCGGATATTACTTGGCAGCCACACAATTGCTAAGTTATTGGAGTTTTGAAATATCGGTTAGTCATGTTCCCAGAGGAGCCAACCTAGCAGCCAACGAGATGGCGCAATTAGCTTCTGGCATGCCAATACAGGAAAGAAAATATGGGTTGGATGTCGAGATTCAAAGAAGAAATCTTCCTTCTATTTTGGAAAGAGGATTCAGCCTGGATGTAATGGTTCAGGAAACTGAGATAGAAGATTGGAGATcgcccatcatccatcatttgaACGATCCCTCTTCACCCACCAGCAAGAAGAATAGACAGCAAGCAACTAAGTATGTCTTATAGGCGAAAGACCTACTAAGGAAGACTCCAGACGGATTATTATTGAAATGCTTAGGCTAAGAGGAATCCATGAGAGtgatggccgaagtacatgaaaCAGTATGTGGAGCACATCAGGCAGGGACAAAGATGAGGTGGTTACTTAGGCGATATGGTTATTTTtggcccgacatggaaaaagattgcaagtcCTATGCCCGATGGtgtgaagaatgtcaaaggCATGGTCCTCTCCAACATGTAACTTCAGTACCTTTAAATCTagtggtcaagccttggcccttcagaggatgggcaatggactttATCGGGCAGATCTACCCAGCTTCTAGCAAAGGGCACACCttcataattgtagcaacggaTTACTTTACCAAATGGGTATAAGCCTCGGCAGTGAAGTCTATAACCTCAGCTGCGGTCAAAAATTTTATTGAGACCAAGATCCTGTATAGATTTGGGGTGCCCGAAACCATAGTGACGGATTgcgggccatcttttatttcaaaagaagttgaagaatttgcaagcaaatacaaaataaagatgatccagtccagtccttactacccgcagtcaaatggccaggcagaatccaacaagattttggtaaacattatcaaaagaatggtAATAGATAGTCCGGAAAGGTGGCATGAAAAGCTGGGGaatactttgtgggcatacagaaCTTCAAAAAGGGCAGGAACAGggacaactccttatgctttaactTTTGGGCAAGATACAGTGCTTCCCATGGAGATCAATGTAAGTTCtgtcagaattcaaaatcaTTTTGGGTTACATAGCAAAGAGTATgtcgaagccatgtgtcaagggattgaagacttagacgtagcccaaattgaagccctgaaccagattcaggaaggaaagaaagctgttgcccgagcttataacaaaagGGTGAAAGTAAAGTCATTCAAGGAAGGAGATTTGGTGTGGAAGACGGTCCTTCCTTTGGGAGCTCAGCTTAGGGGCTTTGGaaaatggagcccgacatgggaaggtcctttcatgATTAGTCAAGTTTTGGACAAAGGGGAATATTACTTGGCGAACCTCGAAGGGAATTGGCAGaaacatcccattaatgttaaattcttgaaaaagtattgtcctacattatgggatattagagattgttatattgaagaggaTGCAAAATAAAGTAGGTTTCAAGATGTTAAAGTGCAGTGTACATTCATCAATCATTCAAGAATGCAAAAAGACACAGGATGGATAAGATCATGTttatttcatttcgacaaattgatgaaatttacaaacaaattcaatttaattccGATGTGATGCATTCGACTCCTTCCAGGTGTAATGGCGTCTCAGCTGGTTTTCCGATGTCTTCATGGAAAGAATCCGatcaggtgatcgggttgtgcggccaagATAAGCTTGGTAGAGGGTCCCCAGGCAGAATCATCATCATGTGTGATGGTGAAGCCTGATTTATCATGACGACAAGCAGGAAGGCAAGTCATCATGAGGAAACcgcctgaccaagggtgttAGGGATAGCGGGGTgtttgaccaaaggtgttggggATAGTAGTTATCTGATGAAAACTCTTTTTCTCACGAAAATGGAGTTTTAGGAAACCCCACTTCAATCTTGAAGAACTCATTTTTTCAGTTTTGGGAAGAAAACTAAGAAGGCAGAGGTATTCAAGATTGATAAACGCGAAGACTGCAGGAAGTTTGTTGGCTAGACAAAGGAAAATTCAAGCCTGAATTTATAAAGACCTCAGAGGATAACCCAAAGGTCGTGAGAAGAGCAAGAGACGCAGGATCATAGGCATCCTATCTAGGAAAACACGAGTTCCAAGAGCAGGTATACAAGCATGCGGATATTCAATCAATActggcgcctggaattccagtctgaatattgattgaagggggtactgtttgggttaaaacttaaactttgggctacGAAGGGAGTTGGCCCAACAAAGAAGAGGAAAGCCCGGAGACCAGCCCAAATCCAGAAGGCAGAAATGgcctttcccgactaggtgcagatcatttaCACCACTTGCTCACCCACCCAAGGGTTAAGTAGTATAGACctgccagctaatcagcccaaaagtactttacagtggcagtccaagtaaatagctgatgagtcactatccttcaaaccgcattcgggcaagattgttGCTACAGGAGATCGAGTCAAAGCGTCTATAAAAAAGGAGAGAGGAATCAAAGTTAAAGACACTCAAACAactaaacaaatacaagcacaaactctgctcaaaaccAGATTtaccttcaaaacgaagctgtagtcagcccaagccttcatccttcTAGGGAtaaacctttgtaatagctctgctacctggTCAAGAACCCGccgtagtatcgatttcttttgtaaactcatctccctacCCCTTTTCTAAAAACTCTCAACccccttgataaaccacaaagataggaagttgcaagacgatcaaccttgcccgaccctctttgtttttgtcttttcattcattagcctagcaatatgttgtatactacaagttgtattcaagttatttctagtaatatggctattaaaagattctctcagcacttgaatccgatttgaacatgtcttcacagttcaaaccagatctaagttctaaaccctcgggcatgtaagatttgatcattcaaaagtccttggcctcaaggcataaaaaaaaaccttatgtggacttaacccatccacgacaagctttgataaacaagaagtccgaagttacttggggcgcaagtaatcgatctATCacctagttttatttcta carries:
- the LOC139188621 gene encoding uncharacterized protein translates to MIQSSPYYPQSNGQAESNKILVNIIKRMVIDSPERWHEKLGNTLWAYRTSKRAGTGTTPYALTFGQDTVLPMEINVSSVRIQNHFGLHSKEYVEAMCQGIEDLDVAQIEALNQIQEGKKAVARAYNKRVKVKSFKEGDLVWKTVLPLGAQLRGFGKWSPTWEGPFMISQVLDKGEYYLANLEGNWQKHPINVKFLKKCNGVSAGFPMSSWKESDQVIGLCGQDKLGRGSPGRIIIMCDGEA
- the LOC139188620 gene encoding uncharacterized protein produces the protein MVFSRPSISLANHLKPIYVTAHVEGVPFKRVLIDGGAVVNVLPAKQMKWLGRGTEDLIPTDLTVSSFSGAITKTHRILPLEVDLGSKQIMLAFFVVDYTSAYGALLGRDWIH